Proteins from a single region of Oncorhynchus nerka isolate Pitt River linkage group LG18, Oner_Uvic_2.0, whole genome shotgun sequence:
- the LOC135561561 gene encoding fatty acid-binding protein, liver-type-like has product MSFSGKYQMESHENFESFMEAIGLPDELIQEGKDIKSISEIEETGDHFKVTVTTGTKILTNSFTIGQETELESPTGEKVNSVVMREGNKLTAILNGIEYVTELTDSNTLVNTMTLSVMSYKRTSKRM; this is encoded by the exons ATGTCTTTCTCAGGGAAATACCAGATGGAGTCACATGAGAACTTTGAGTCTTTCATGGAGGCTATTG GTCTCCCTGATGAGCTTATCCAGGAGGGCAAAGACATCAAGAGCATCTCTGAGATTGAGGAGACTGGAGACCACTTCAAGGTGACTGTCACCACGGGGACAAAGATCCTCACCAACTCCTTCACCATTGGCCAGGAGACGGAGCTCGAGTCGCCGACCGGGGAGAAAGTCAAT TCTGTGGTGATGAGGGAAGGTAACAAGCTGACGGCCATCCTGAATGGGATCGAATATGTCACAGAACTTACAGACTCAAACACCCTCGTCAAC ACAATGACTCTGTCTGTCATGTCATACAAGAGGACCAGCAAACGAATGTGA